Proteins encoded in a region of the Triticum dicoccoides isolate Atlit2015 ecotype Zavitan chromosome 3A, WEW_v2.0, whole genome shotgun sequence genome:
- the LOC119273714 gene encoding putative defensin-like protein 134, protein MDTRAAIVCFLVVLTLVGTPISAENCAVVDDGGEFFCTKPLCKATCEVFARDRKGSLKDYHCEKKNAIKAVCYCNIC, encoded by the exons ATGGACACACGGGCTGCTATTGTTTGCTTCCTCGTGGTGCTAACACTTGTGGGTACTCCTATTTCTGCAG AGAATTGCGCGGTCGTTGACGACGGCGGGGAGTTTTTCTGCACCAAGCCGCTGTGCAAGGCCACGTGTGAGGTGTTTGCACGTGATAGGAAGGGCAGCCTCAAGGACTACCACTGTGAGAAGAAGAACGCCATCAAGGCTGTTTGCTATTGCAACATTTGCTAG
- the LOC119273715 gene encoding putative defensin-like protein 134: MDTRVAIVCFLVVLALVGTPISAENCAVVDDGGEFFCTKPLCKATCEVFARDRKGSLKDYHCEKKNAMKAVCYCNIC; encoded by the exons ATGGACACACGGGTTGCTATTGTTTGCTTCCTCGTGGTGCTAGCACTTGTGGGTACTCCTATTTCTGCAG AGAATTGCGCGGTCGTTGACGACGGCGGGGAGTTTTTCTGCACCAAGCCGCTGTGCAAGGCCACGTGTGAGGTGTTTGCACGTGATAGGAAGGGCAGCCTCAAGGACTACCACTGTGAGAAGAAGAACGCCATGAAGGCTGTTTGCTATTGCAACATTTGCTAG
- the LOC119270780 gene encoding metallothionein-like protein 2C, with protein MSCCGGSCGCGSACKCGNGCGGCNMYPEVEAAGATLLVAATATHKASSGGMEMAAEDGGCGCTQCKCGTSCGCSCCSC; from the exons ATGTCTTGCTGCGGAGGAAGCTGCGGCTGCGGCAGCGCCTGCAAGTGCGGCAACGGCTGCGGCGGCTGCAACATGTACCCCGAGGTCGAGGCCGCCGGCGCCACCCTCCtcgtcgccgccaccgccacccacaAGGC GAGCTCCGGCGGGATGGAGATGGCGGCGGAGGATGGCGGCTGCGGCTGCACCCAGTGCAAGTGCGGCACCAGCTGCGGCTGCTCCTGCTGCAGCTgctag